A DNA window from Camelina sativa cultivar DH55 chromosome 17, Cs, whole genome shotgun sequence contains the following coding sequences:
- the LOC104755024 gene encoding aluminum-activated malate transporter 2-like produces the protein MEKVREIVREGRRVGNEDPRRVVHAFKVGLALAFVSSFYYYQPLYDNFGVNAMWAVMTVVVVFEFSVGATLGKGINRAVATLIAGGLGIGAHHLASLSGPTVEPILLAIFVFIQAALSTFVRFFPRVKARYDYGVLIFILTFALISVSGFREDEILDLAHKRLSTVMMGGVSCVLISIFVCPVWAGQDLHSLLASNFDTLAHFLQEFGEEYFEATEDGDIKEVEKRRRNLERYKSVLNSKSNEEALANFAKWEPRHGVFRFRHPWKQYLAVGALLRQCAYRIDALNSYINSDMQIPMDVKKKLEEPLRRMSSESGKSMKEMSNSLKKMTKSSTSDIHVVNSQSACKTLSTLLKSGILNDVEPLQMISFMTTVSLLIDIVNLTEKISESVHELASAAKFKNKMKSDSVSTSSAVPIKSHEGDSDDDHHVVTILGDVVTSNNEGQSHGESSVDSCHHVAIEINDDDSIHDKHEEDSNVHVQTSRVSCVHTNASDLLNSGDIKK, from the exons ATggagaaagtgagagagatagtGAGAGAAGGGAGGAGAGTAGGGAATGAAGATCCGAGAAGAGTAGTTCATGCTTTCAAAGTGGGACTTGCTCTTGCGTTTGTCTCTTCCTTTTATTATTACCAACCTCTCTACGATAACTTCGGTGTCAATGCAATGTGGGCTGTCATGACCGTAGTTGTCGTCTTTGAATTCTCTGTAG GGGCTACGCTTGGGAAAGGAATTAATAGAGCAGTGGCAACATTGATAGCAGGAGGACTAGGGATTGGAGCGCATCACCTAGCAAGTTTGTCAGGTCCAACAGTAGAACCCATTCTTCTCGCCATCTTTGTCTTTATCCAAG CTGCATTGTCGACGTTCGTGAGGTTCTTCCCGCGGGTGAAGGCAAGATATGATTATGGGGTACTGATATTCATATTGACGTTCGCACTGATATCAGTGTCGGGGTTTAGAGAGGACGAGATATTGGATTTGGCACATAAGAGACTATCGACAGTGATGATGGGAGGAGTCAGTTGCGTACTTATCTCTATCTTTGTCTGTCCTGTCTGGGCAGGACAAGACCTTCATTCTCTTCTTGCCTCCAACTTTGACACACTTGCCCACTTCCTTCAag AATTTGGGGAGGAATATTTTGAAGCGACAGAGGATGGGGACATCAAAGAGGtggagaagaggagaaggaatCTTGAGAGATATAAAAGTGTTCTCAACTCAAAAAGCAATGAAGAAGCGTTG GCTAATTTCGCAAAATGGGAACCACGTCACGGCGTATTTAGATTTAGGCATCCATGGAAACAGTACCTTGCCGTGGGTGCATTACTCCGGCAATGTGCTTACCGGATTGATGCTTTGAATTCATACATCAACTCAGATATGCAG ATCCCAATGGACGTGAAAAAAAAGTTAGAGGAACCATTAAGAAGAATGAGCTCAGAGTCGGGGAAGTCAATGAAAGAAATGTCCAATTCAttgaagaaaatgacaaaatcaTCTACATCGGATATCCATGTAGTAAACTCACAATCTGCCTGCAAAACTCTTTCCACTTTACTTAAATCAGGCATCTTAAACGATGTTGAGCCTCTTCAAATGATCTCATTCATGACTACAGTCTCTTTGCTCATTGACATTGTTAATTTAACGGAAAAGATCTCAGAATCCGTACATGAGCTTGCATCCGCAGCTAAATTTAAGAACAAGATGAAGTCGGACTCCGTAAGCACTAGTAGTGCCGTGCCAATCAAATCTCATGAAggtgatagtgatgatgatcatcatgttGTTACGATATTAGGTGATGTTGTTACATCAAACAATGAGGGTCAATCGCATGGAGAGAGTTCAGTGGATTCCTGTCATCATGTCGCCATAGAGATTAACGATGATGATTCGATCCATGACAAACATGAAGAAGATAGTAATGTACATGTACAGACGAGTCGTGTATCATGTGTGCACACTAATGCTAGTGATCTTTTAAACAGTGGtgatataaagaaataa
- the LOC104755022 gene encoding serine/threonine-protein phosphatase BSL2 isoform X2, with the protein MDDDSSMVADNDQDREFQSLDGGQSPSPMERETSPPPSPQMNDQSPPSQGGSVPPASSDPNPTSSQSASVVGQEQQHQGQVVGPRCAPTYSVVDALMDKKEDGPGPRCGHTLTAVPAVGDEGTPGYIGPRLVLFGGATALEGNSGGGGGTGTPTSAGSAGIRLAGATADVHCYDVLSNKWTRLTPFGEPPTPRAAHVATAVGTMVVIQGGIGPAGLSAEDLHVLDLTQQRPRWHRVVVQGPGPGPRYGHVMALVGQRYLMAIGGNDGKRPLADVWALDTAAKPYEWRKLEPEGEGPPPCMYATASARSDGLLLLCGGRDANSVPLASAYGLAKHRDGRWEWAIAPGVSPSSRYQHAAVFVNARLHVSGGALGGGRMVEDSSSVAVLDTAAGVWCDTKSVVTTPRTGRYSADAAGGDASVELTRRCRHAAAAVGDLIFIYGGLRGGVLLDDLLVAEDLAAAETTYAASHAAAAAATNSPPGRLPGRYGFSDERNRELSESAADGSVVLGSPVAPPVNGDMHTDISSENALLPGTRRTNKGVEYLVEASAAEAEAISATLAAAKARQVNGEVELSDRDCGAEATPSGKPSFSLIKPDSMGSMSVSPAGIRLHHRAVVVAAETGGALGGMVRQLSIDQFENEGRRVSYGTPESATAARKLLDRQMSINSVPKKVIAHLLKPRGWKPPVRRQFFLDCNEIADLCDSAERIFASEPTVLQLKAPIKIFGDLHGQFGDLMRLFDEYGSPSTAGDISYIDYLFLGDYVDRGQHSLETISLLLALKVEYQHNVHLIRGNHEAADINALFGFRIECIERMGERDGIWVWHRINRLFNWLPLAASIEKKIICMHGGIGRSINHVEQIENIQRPITMEAGSIVLMDLLWSDPTENDSVEGLRPNARGPGLVTFGPDRVMEFCNNNDLQLIVRAHECVMDGFERFAQGHLITLFSATNYCGTANNAGAILVLGRDLVVVPKLIHPLPPALSSPETSPERHIEDTWMQELNANRPATPTRGRPQNANDRGGSLAWM; encoded by the exons ATGGATGATGATTCGTCTATGGTGGCTGACAACGATCAAGATCGAGAGTTTCAGAGTCTTGACGGAGGCCAATCTCCTTCCCCTATGGAGAGAGAGacgtctcctcctccttctccgcAGATGAATGACCAATCACCGCCTTCTCAAGGCGGATCGGTGCCACCAGCGTCTTCGGATCCTAATCCGACTAGTTCTCAAtctgcttcggttgtgggacaAGAGCAGCAGCACCAGGGGCAAGTGGTTGGTCCTAGGTGTGCGCCTACGTATTCGGTTGTTGATGCTTTGATGGATAAAAAAGAGGATGGTCCTGGTCCTAGGTGTGGTCACACGTTGACCGCTGTCCCTGCTGTTGGTGATGAAGGCACGCCTGGTTATATTGGTCCTcgtcttgttttgtttggtggTGCCACGGCTCTTGAGGGTAattctggtggtggtggtggcacCGGTACTCCTACTTCTGCTGGAAGTGCTGGCATTC GGCTAGCGGGTGCAACTGCCGATGTTCATTGTTATGATGTACTTTCTAATAAGTGGACTAG GCTTACACCCTTTGGAGAACCACCAACCCCGAGGGCCGCACATGTTGCAACTGCAGTCGGGACCATGGTAGTTATTCAG GGTGGAATTGGTCCTGCTGGTTTATCGGCTGAAGACCTTCATGTTCTTGATCTCACTCAACAACGGCCTCGATGGCACAG GGTTGTTGTTCAGGGTCCTGGACCAGGACCGCGTTATGGACATGTCATGGCACTTGTGGGACAAAGGTATCTCATGGCAATTGGTGGAAATGATG GAAAACGCCCACTTGCTGATGTATGGGCCTTGGATACTGCTGCCAAGCCTTATGAATGGCGTAAGCTGGAACCGGAAGGGGAAGGTCCACCTCCCTGCAT GTATGCAACTGCAAGCGCGCGTTCCGATggtcttcttctcctctgtgGCGGAAGGGATGCAAACAGTGTG CCTCTGGCCAGTGCATATGGACTTGCGAAGCACAGAGATGGACGTTGGGAATGGGCCATAGCCCCTGGTGTCTCGCCGTCTTCTAGATATCAGCACGCTGCA GTCTTTGTAAATGCAAGACTTCATGTGTCCGGTGGGGCACTTGGAGGTGGACGCATGGTTGAAGACTCATCCAGTGTTGCAG TATTGGATACTGCAGCAGGTGTTTGGTGTGATACGAAATCAGTTGTTACTACTCCTAGAACTGGCAGGTACAGTGCCGATGCAGCTGGTGGTGATGCTTCTGTAGAGCTGACTAGGCGTTGTAGGCATGCTGCTGCTGCAGTTGGTGATTTGATATTTATCTACGGTGGTTTACGTGGAG GGGTGTTACTCGATGACTTATTGGTTGCTGAAGATCTTGCTGCTGCGGAAACAACATATGCTGCTTCTCATGCTGCTGCAGCTGCGGCAACAAATTCGCCACCAGGTCGATTACCTGGAAGGTATGGTTTTTCAGATGAAAGGAACAGGGAGTTATCTGAGTCAGCCGCCGATGGCTCTGTTGTGCTGGGAAGTCCTGTTGCACCCCCTGTAAATGGTGATATGCATACGGATATAAGCTCTGAAAATGCGTTACTTCCAGGAACTCG GAGAACAAATAAAGGTGTGGAATATCTTGTTGAAGCATCGGCAGCGGAAGCTGAGGCGATCAGTGCAACGTTGGCTGCTGCCAAGGCACGACAAGTCAATGGTGAAGTTGAACTCTCAGATAGGGATTGTGGTGCAGAGGCTACACCTAGTGGGAAACCTTCATTTTCACTAATCAAGCCAGATTCTATGGGATCAATGAGTGTTAGTCCTGCAGGGATTCGTCTTCATCATAGAGCC GTGGTGGTTGCTGCAGAAACTGGTGGGGCCTTGGGTGGAATGGTGAGACAGTTATCCATTGATCAATTTGAAAATGAGGGACGGCGTGTCAGTTATGGGACACCGGAAAGTGCAACAGCAGCAAGGAAACTATTAGATCGACAAATGTCAATCAATAGTGTTCCAAAGAAG GTTATAGCTCATCTTCTGAAGCCTCGTGGGTGGAAGCCTCCTGTTCGACGCCAGTTCTTCCTAGATTGCAATGAAATAGCTGATCTCTGTGATAGTGCAGAACGTATCTTCGCAAGTGAACCAACTGTTTTACAGCTTAAAGCACCTATCAAAATATTCGGTGATCTGCATGGACAGTTTGGGGATCTTATGCGCCTTTTTGATGAATATGGTTCACCATCTACAGCTGGAGACATATC ATACATTGATTACCTCTTCCTAGGGGACTATGTTGATCGGGGTCAACACAGTCTAGAAACAATCTCCCTTCTGCTTGCATTAAAG GTTGAGTACCAGCATAACGTACACTTAATACGGGGAAACCATGAAGCTGCGGATATCAATGCGCTTTTTGGCTTCCGAATTGAGTGTATTGAGCGAATG GGTGAACGTGATGGAATCTGGGTGTGGCACAGAATAAATCGCTTATTCAATTGGCTACCTCTGGCCGCATCGATCGAAAAGAAAATTATCTGTATGCATGGGGGTATTGGTCGTTCTATAAATCATGTGGAGCAGATAGAAAATATTCAACGTCCAATTACAATGGAAGCTGGATCCATCGTGCTCATGGATTTATTATG GTCGGATCCGACTGAAAATGACAGTGTCGAAGGTTTAAGGCCGAATGCTAGAGGCCCTGGATTGGTGACTTTTGGG CCTGACCGTGTCATGGAGTTCTGCAACAACAATGATCTTCAGTTGATTGTACGTGCACATGAATGCGTGATGGATGGATTTGAGCGTTTTGCTCAGGGGCATTTGATAACACTCTTTTCCGCTACAAACTACTGTG GTACTGCGAATAATGCTGGGGCAATCTTGGTATTAGGGAGAGATCTTGTAGTGGTTCCTAAGCTCATTCATCCTTTACCTCCAGCACTTTCATCGCCTGAAACTTCACCAGAAAGACATATAGAAGACACATGGATGCAG gagCTGAACGCAAATAGGCCAGCGACGCCAACCAGAGGACGACCACAAAATGCAAATGACCGAGGAGGTTCTCTGGCTTGGATGTGA
- the LOC104755022 gene encoding serine/threonine-protein phosphatase BSL2 isoform X1, translated as MDDDSSMVADNDQDREFQSLDGGQSPSPMERETSPPPSPQMNDQSPPSQGGSVPPASSDPNPTSSQSASVVGQEQQHQGQVVGPRCAPTYSVVDALMDKKEDGPGPRCGHTLTAVPAVGDEGTPGYIGPRLVLFGGATALEGNSGGGGGTGTPTSAGSAGIRLAGATADVHCYDVLSNKWTRLTPFGEPPTPRAAHVATAVGTMVVIQGGIGPAGLSAEDLHVLDLTQQRPRWHRVVVQGPGPGPRYGHVMALVGQRYLMAIGGNDGKRPLADVWALDTAAKPYEWRKLEPEGEGPPPCMYATASARSDGLLLLCGGRDANSVPLASAYGLAKHRDGRWEWAIAPGVSPSSRYQHAAVFVNARLHVSGGALGGGRMVEDSSSVAVLDTAAGVWCDTKSVVTTPRTGRYSADAAGGDASVELTRRCRHAAAAVGDLIFIYGGLRGGVLLDDLLVAEDLAAAETTYAASHAAAAAATNSPPGRLPGRYGFSDERNRELSESAADGSVVLGSPVAPPVNGDMHTDISSENALLPGTRRTNKGVEYLVEASAAEAEAISATLAAAKARQVNGEVELSDRDCGAEATPSGKPSFSLIKPDSMGSMSVSPAGIRLHHRAVVVAAETGGALGGMVRQLSIDQFENEGRRVSYGTPESATAARKLLDRQMSINSVPKKVIAHLLKPRGWKPPVRRQFFLDCNEIADLCDSAERIFASEPTVLQLKAPIKIFGDLHGQFGDLMRLFDEYGSPSTAGDISYIDYLFLGDYVDRGQHSLETISLLLALKVEYQHNVHLIRGNHEAADINALFGFRIECIERMGERDGIWVWHRINRLFNWLPLAASIEKKIICMHGGIGRSINHVEQIENIQRPITMEAGSIVLMDLLWSDPTENDSVEGLRPNARGPGLVTFGPDRVMEFCNNNDLQLIVRAHECVMDGFERFAQGHLITLFSATNYCGTANNAGAILVLGRDLVVVPKLIHPLPPALSSPETSPERHIEDTWMQELNANRPATPTRGRPQNANDRGGSLAWM; from the exons ATGGATGATGATTCGTCTATGGTGGCTGACAACGATCAAGATCGAGAGTTTCAGAGTCTTGACGGAGGCCAATCTCCTTCCCCTATGGAGAGAGAGacgtctcctcctccttctccgcAGATGAATGACCAATCACCGCCTTCTCAAGGCGGATCGGTGCCACCAGCGTCTTCGGATCCTAATCCGACTAGTTCTCAAtctgcttcggttgtgggacaAGAGCAGCAGCACCAGGGGCAAGTGGTTGGTCCTAGGTGTGCGCCTACGTATTCGGTTGTTGATGCTTTGATGGATAAAAAAGAGGATGGTCCTGGTCCTAGGTGTGGTCACACGTTGACCGCTGTCCCTGCTGTTGGTGATGAAGGCACGCCTGGTTATATTGGTCCTcgtcttgttttgtttggtggTGCCACGGCTCTTGAGGGTAattctggtggtggtggtggcacCGGTACTCCTACTTCTGCTGGAAGTGCTGGCATTC GGCTAGCGGGTGCAACTGCCGATGTTCATTGTTATGATGTACTTTCTAATAAGTGGACTAG GCTTACACCCTTTGGAGAACCACCAACCCCGAGGGCCGCACATGTTGCAACTGCAGTCGGGACCATGGTAGTTATTCAG GGTGGAATTGGTCCTGCTGGTTTATCGGCTGAAGACCTTCATGTTCTTGATCTCACTCAACAACGGCCTCGATGGCACAG GGTTGTTGTTCAGGGTCCTGGACCAGGACCGCGTTATGGACATGTCATGGCACTTGTGGGACAAAGGTATCTCATGGCAATTGGTGGAAATGATG GAAAACGCCCACTTGCTGATGTATGGGCCTTGGATACTGCTGCCAAGCCTTATGAATGGCGTAAGCTGGAACCGGAAGGGGAAGGTCCACCTCCCTGCAT GTATGCAACTGCAAGCGCGCGTTCCGATggtcttcttctcctctgtgGCGGAAGGGATGCAAACAGTGTG CCTCTGGCCAGTGCATATGGACTTGCGAAGCACAGAGATGGACGTTGGGAATGGGCCATAGCCCCTGGTGTCTCGCCGTCTTCTAGATATCAGCACGCTGCA GTCTTTGTAAATGCAAGACTTCATGTGTCCGGTGGGGCACTTGGAGGTGGACGCATGGTTGAAGACTCATCCAGTGTTGCAG TATTGGATACTGCAGCAGGTGTTTGGTGTGATACGAAATCAGTTGTTACTACTCCTAGAACTGGCAGGTACAGTGCCGATGCAGCTGGTGGTGATGCTTCTGTAGAGCTGACTAGGCGTTGTAGGCATGCTGCTGCTGCAGTTGGTGATTTGATATTTATCTACGGTGGTTTACGTGGAG GGGTGTTACTCGATGACTTATTGGTTGCTGAAGATCTTGCTGCTGCGGAAACAACATATGCTGCTTCTCATGCTGCTGCAGCTGCGGCAACAAATTCGCCACCAGGTCGATTACCTGGAAGGTATGGTTTTTCAGATGAAAGGAACAGGGAGTTATCTGAGTCAGCCGCCGATGGCTCTGTTGTGCTGGGAAGTCCTGTTGCACCCCCTGTAAATG GTGATATGCATACGGATATAAGCTCTGAAAATGCGTTACTTCCAGGAACTCG GAGAACAAATAAAGGTGTGGAATATCTTGTTGAAGCATCGGCAGCGGAAGCTGAGGCGATCAGTGCAACGTTGGCTGCTGCCAAGGCACGACAAGTCAATGGTGAAGTTGAACTCTCAGATAGGGATTGTGGTGCAGAGGCTACACCTAGTGGGAAACCTTCATTTTCACTAATCAAGCCAGATTCTATGGGATCAATGAGTGTTAGTCCTGCAGGGATTCGTCTTCATCATAGAGCC GTGGTGGTTGCTGCAGAAACTGGTGGGGCCTTGGGTGGAATGGTGAGACAGTTATCCATTGATCAATTTGAAAATGAGGGACGGCGTGTCAGTTATGGGACACCGGAAAGTGCAACAGCAGCAAGGAAACTATTAGATCGACAAATGTCAATCAATAGTGTTCCAAAGAAG GTTATAGCTCATCTTCTGAAGCCTCGTGGGTGGAAGCCTCCTGTTCGACGCCAGTTCTTCCTAGATTGCAATGAAATAGCTGATCTCTGTGATAGTGCAGAACGTATCTTCGCAAGTGAACCAACTGTTTTACAGCTTAAAGCACCTATCAAAATATTCGGTGATCTGCATGGACAGTTTGGGGATCTTATGCGCCTTTTTGATGAATATGGTTCACCATCTACAGCTGGAGACATATC ATACATTGATTACCTCTTCCTAGGGGACTATGTTGATCGGGGTCAACACAGTCTAGAAACAATCTCCCTTCTGCTTGCATTAAAG GTTGAGTACCAGCATAACGTACACTTAATACGGGGAAACCATGAAGCTGCGGATATCAATGCGCTTTTTGGCTTCCGAATTGAGTGTATTGAGCGAATG GGTGAACGTGATGGAATCTGGGTGTGGCACAGAATAAATCGCTTATTCAATTGGCTACCTCTGGCCGCATCGATCGAAAAGAAAATTATCTGTATGCATGGGGGTATTGGTCGTTCTATAAATCATGTGGAGCAGATAGAAAATATTCAACGTCCAATTACAATGGAAGCTGGATCCATCGTGCTCATGGATTTATTATG GTCGGATCCGACTGAAAATGACAGTGTCGAAGGTTTAAGGCCGAATGCTAGAGGCCCTGGATTGGTGACTTTTGGG CCTGACCGTGTCATGGAGTTCTGCAACAACAATGATCTTCAGTTGATTGTACGTGCACATGAATGCGTGATGGATGGATTTGAGCGTTTTGCTCAGGGGCATTTGATAACACTCTTTTCCGCTACAAACTACTGTG GTACTGCGAATAATGCTGGGGCAATCTTGGTATTAGGGAGAGATCTTGTAGTGGTTCCTAAGCTCATTCATCCTTTACCTCCAGCACTTTCATCGCCTGAAACTTCACCAGAAAGACATATAGAAGACACATGGATGCAG gagCTGAACGCAAATAGGCCAGCGACGCCAACCAGAGGACGACCACAAAATGCAAATGACCGAGGAGGTTCTCTGGCTTGGATGTGA
- the LOC104755023 gene encoding aluminum-activated malate transporter 1-like, whose translation MEKVRDIVKEGMRVGNEDPRRIIHAFKVGLALVVVSSFYYYQPFGPFTDYFGINAMWAVMTVVVVFEFSVGATLGKGLNRGVATLVAGGLGIGAHQLARLSGTTVEPILLVMLVFVQAALSTFVRFFPWVKKKFDYAILIFILTFALISLSGFKDEEILDLAESRISTVVIGGLSCVFISIFVCPVWAGQDLHSLLASNFDTLAHFLQDFGDEYFEARVEAGDYKVVEKRGRNLDRFKSVLDSKSDEEALANYAEWEPPHGKFRFRHPWKQYLAVGALLRQCAYRIDALMNSYINSDFQIPMDIKMKLEEPLRRMSSESGKSMKEVSISLKKMTKSSTSDIHVVNSQSACKALSTLLKSGILNDVEPLQMISLLTTVSLLIDIVNLTEKISESVHELAYAARFKNMMRPTVYSDSGSIGRAMPIGSHEGDHVVTVLHDVDTSSNNVDNSLVESSQNSCHHVAIKIVDDHSNHEDGEIHIHTSLLEDVKRNDRLH comes from the exons ATGGAGAAAGTGAGAGATATAGTGAAAGAAGGGATGAGAGTAGGGAATGAAGACCCAAGAAGAATAATTCATGCTTTCAAAGTGGGACTTGCACTTGTTGTGGTCTCTTCCTTCTATTATTACCAACCTTTCGGTCCTTTCACCGATTATTTCGGTATCAATGCAATGTGGGCTGTCATGACCGTCGTAGTTGTCTTTGAATTCTCTGTTG GGGCCACACTTGGGAAAGGACTAAATAGAGGAGTGGCAACACTAGTAGCAGGAGGACTAGGAATTGGAGCTCATCAACTAGCAAGATTGTCGGGTACAACAGTAGAACCTATTCTTTTGGTCATGTTGGTCTTTGTGCAAG CTGCGTTGTCGACGTTCGTGAGGTTCTTCCCATGGGTGAAGAAAAAATTCGATTATGCGATATTGATATTCATATTGACGTTCGCGCTGATATCGTTATCGGGATTTAAGGACGAAGAGATATTGGATTTGGCCGAAAGCAGAATATCGACAGTGGTGATTGGAGGACTGAGTTGCGTCTTTATCTCTATCTTTGTCTGTCCTGTCTGGGCTGGACAAGATCTTCATTCTCTCCTTGCCTCTAACTTTGATACTCTCGCCCACTTCCTTCaag ATTTTGGAGACGAATATTTTGAAGCGAGAGTGGAGGCCGGGGACTACAAAGTGGTGGAGAAGAGGGGAAGGAATCTTGATAGATTTAAAAGTGTTCTTGACTCAAAAAGCGACGAAGAAGCTTTG gctAATTACGCAGAATGGGAACCGCCTCATGGAAAATTTAGGTTTAGGCATCCATGGAAACAATATCTTGCCGTTGGTGCATTACTCCGTCAGTGTGCCTACAGAATTGATGCCTTGATGAATTCATACATCAACTCAGATTTTCAG ATCCCAATGgacataaaaatgaaattagaaGAACCGTTAAGAAGAATGAGCTCGGAGTCGGGAAAATCAATGAAAGAAGTCTCCATTTCattaaagaaaatgacaaaatcaTCTACATCCGATATCCATGTAGTAAACTCACAATCTGCCTGCAAAGCTCTTTCTACTTTACTAAAATCAGGCATCTTGAACGATGTTGAGCCTCTTCAAATGATTTCACTGCTGACAACAGTCTCCCTGCTCATAGATATTGTTAATTTAACCGAAAAAATCTCAGAATCCGTACATGAGCTTGCATACGCTGCAAGATTTAAGAACATGATGAGGCCGACCGTATACTCGGATTCCGGAAGCATTGGTCGTGCCATGCCAATAGGATCTCATGAAGGTGATCATGTTGTCACAGTTTTGCATGATGTTGATACATCAAGCAATAATGTTGATAATTCGCTTGTAGAGAGTTCACAGAACTCATGTCATCACGTCGCCATAAAGATTGTTGATGATCATTCAAACCATGAAGATGGTGAAATACATATACATACGAGTTTGTTAGAAGATGTGAAAAGGAATGACCGTCTTCACTGA
- the LOC104755026 gene encoding calreticulin-3, protein MGLPQKKLCSFSIFLFSLVSIAPLAFSEIFLEEHFEGGWKSRWVLSDWKRNEGKAGTFKHTAGKWPGDPDNKGIQTYNDAKHYAISAKIPEFSNKNRTLVVQYSVKIEQDIECGGAYIKLLSGYVNQKQFGGDTPYSLMFGPDICGTQTKKLHVILSYQGQNYPIKKDLQCETDKLNHFYTFILRPDASYSVLVDNKEREFGSMYTDWDILPPRKIKVKNAKKPEDWDDREYIDDPNDVKAEGYDSIPREIPDRKAKEPEDWDEEENGLWEPPKIPNPAYKGPWKAKRIKNPNYKGKWKTQWIDNPEFEDDPDLYVLKPIKYAGIEVWQVKAGSIFDNILICDDPQYARGIVDDYFDQHRESEKELFAEAEKERKAREDEEARKAREEGERRRKERDHRYGDRRRRYKRPNPRDYMDDYHDEL, encoded by the exons ATGGGATTACCTCAGAAAAAGCTCTGttctttctccatcttcctcttctctttaGTCAGTATCGCTCCATTGGCTTTCTCCGAGATCTTCCTAGAAGAGCATTTCGAAG GTGGATGGAAAAGCAGGTGGGTCTTGTCTGATTGGAAAAGAAACGAAGGCAAAGCTGGAACCTTTAAGCACACTGCCGGCAAATGGCCCGGCGATCCTGACAATAAAG GTATTCAGACCTATAATGATGCCAAGCATTATGCAATTTCTGCAAAGATTCCTGAGTTTAGCAACAAAAACCGGACTCTTGTTGTCCAGTACTCAGTCAAGATTGAACAAGACATAGAATGTGGTGGCGCTTACATCAAGCTCCTCTCTGGCTATGTTAACCAGAAGCAGTTTGGTGGTGATACTCCTTACAG TCTAATGTTTGGACCAGATATCTGTGGAACGCAGACAAAGAAGCTTCATGTTATTCTTTCATATCAGGGACAGAATTATCCGATCAAAAAGGATTTGCAATGTGAAACAGacaaattaaatcatttttacacatttattcTGCGGCCTGACGCTTCTTACAGCGTTCTGGTTgataataaagagagagaatttGGCAGTATGTACACAGACTGGGACATCCTTCCTCCAAGGAAGATAAAGGTCAAGAATGCAAAGAAG CCAGAGGACTGGGATGATAGAGAGTATATTGATGACCCCAACGATGTCAAAGCCGAG GGTTATGATTCTATTCCGCGTGAAATTCCTGATCGTAAAGCTAAAGAG CCTGAGGACTGGGACGAGGAAGAAAACGGTCTCTGGGAACCCCCTAAGATCCCAAATCCTGCTTACAAAGGTCCTTGGAAAGCAAAG AGAATTAAGAACCCAAACTACAAGGGAAAATGGAAGACCCAATGGATAGATAATCCAG AATTTGAAGATGATCCAGATCTTTATGTTCTGAAGCCTATTAAATATGCAGGCATTGAAGTATGGCAG GTAAAGGCTGGTTCTATCTTTGACAATATCTTGATCTGTGATGACCCGCAATATGCAAGAGGCATCGTGGATGACTATTTTGACCAGCACAGGGAG TCTGAGAAGGAGTTATTTGCGGAagctgagaaagaaagaaaagctagaGAAGATGAG GAAGCTAGAAAAGCACGGGAAGAAGGAGAGCGTAGACGGAAGGAAAGGGACCACCGGTATGGAGACAGGAGGAGGCGTTACAAACGT ccCAATCCACGTGATTACATGGATGATTACCAT GACGAGCTATAA